The sequence below is a genomic window from Streptomyces sp. V1I1.
GCGAGCATGGAGTCGGTCTCGGCGCCGTATCGCGCACGCCGGTTGCGCGACCCCGGGGACGTCACCAGCACGAGCGTTCCGATGCCGATCCCGGCCATGCCGGCCAGGGACCAGTCACGGGCGAAGGCCCGGACTCGCTCGGTGAAGAGCCGACAGCTGAGCAGCACCACCCCCGAAAGCACCACCAGGGCGACGACCGATGTCTCCTCGGACAGCGTCCCGATGAAGACCCCCGCCACCAGCACGACGGCCAGAGCAGCGATCCGGCCCCGCCGACTGCGCGCCCGCAGCAACGGGATGGCCGCCGCGCAGGCCAGCACCGGAGCCACGGTGTGCGAGACCGAGGCGGCGGGCCAGTAGAACGTCTTGTACGTATTGGGGGTGGCGAAGAGGAACACCGCCGTGATCATGGACGCCACGAGCAGCAGGGCTCCGCGTGGCACCGTCTGGTCGGCCATGCGCAGCAGTTGCACGGTCAGGGCCCACAGCAGGACCAGCATGAGAACACCGCTGATCAGAGCGAACCACTGATGGCCGGCGACCGGGAATTTCGTGTACAGCCCGATGAGCACGCCATTGCCGATCCTCCCGTTGTCGGTGACGTAGAACTTCGCGATCAGCCCCGAGACGCCGTGGTCACGCACGGTGGGCAGGAAGCACCACTCATCCGCACTGGGGCGGACGTGGCGGCCCAGCCACGAGGCCATTGCGAGCAGCCCGAGAGGCAGCAGGGAGAGGCCCACCGGCCAGGCGGTCGTCCACGAGCGGAGGAGACGTCGGCGGCCCTTCCACAGCCGCGGGCCGAGGCCGTCACCCGGTTCCCGTGGGATGGTGACGCGCGATGCGCCGACGGCCACTTTCACCACTGCCTCTCGGGAACCCCGGTCCGACACCATAGAGGTGAATTTTCGCGGTGCCGTCCCACGGTCCGCACGGCAAGACCGGCGAATGGGTCAGCTGCCCGAGAAACCGGCCCGCCCGGCGTCGTGGCCGACCGCTCCCCGCGCGAGCAGCAGCAGCGCGTCAACCAGGTCGTCGGCCGGGTCGCCCGTCGCCAGTCTGCGCAGTTGAAGGCCCATCACCAGCGCGACTGTGGTGGCGGCGAGGCGTTCGGCGTCCGGGACGCCGAGGCCGGTGAGGATCTGCGCCGCGAGCCGGTCGTACGCGGCGAAGGCCTCGGCGGCCGCTTCCCGCAGCCGCTCGTCGCGCCCGGCCTGGACGTACAGCTCGAAGGGCGCGATGTGCTCGCTGTCGAAGGCGGTGCCGCCTGCCACCTGCCCGGCCAGGGCGGCGGCGCCGTCGATGTCGACGCCGTCGCTCTGGCACTGGTCTGCCAGTTCGGTGAAGCGGCGGGTCTCCTCGCGCACGAAGTGCAGCAAGCTCTCGCGCAACAGCTCGTGCTGGGTCTCGAAGTGGTACGTGACCGAGCCGAGCGAGACCCCGGCCTCCTTGGCGATCCGCCGGTTGGTGACCGCCGCGACTCCGTCCTTGCCGATGATGTGCAGGACGGCGGTGATGATGCGCTGCCGGGTCGGGGCGGAGCGGGCCGGATTGGACATGACGGTCATTGTTCCACCGGCACGCTCCCGGGGATCACCGGGGCGGGCGGCCGCTTCTCGTACCAGCGCTGGTCCGCTTCCAGTTGGGCGGCGAGCGAGATCAGCCGTTCCTCGCTGCCCGCGGGGCCGAGCAGCTGGGCGCCGACGGGCAGTCCCTCGGCCGTGAGTCCGGCGGGGACGTTGACGCCGGGCCAGCCGAGGACGTTCCAGGGCCAGGCGTAGGGGCACGCGGCCGCCATCGTCGCGTCGGTGCGCCAGGCGCTGAGTCCGTCGAAGGCGCCGATGCGCGGGGGCGGGGCCGCGGTGGTCGGGGTGAGGACGATGTCGTACGAGTCGAAGATCGCGCCGATCCTTGCGTGCTGTCGGGCCTCGCGGGCGCGGGCGGCGCGCACGACGCGGCCGCCGAGCCGGCGGCCGTTGCGCATGGCATGGCGGGTGCGCGGGTCGAGCAGGGCGGGCTCGGGGTGCAGGGCGGCGACCTCCGCGATGCCCGCGGTGGCGCGGGGGACGAAGGCGAGGCCGATCAGGCCGTAGCGCGGCCGGGCCTCCTCCACGTGGTGGCCGAGGCGGGCGAGCGCTTCGGCGAGCGCGGTGACGGCGCGGCGCACCTCTGGGTGGGGCGCGGTGCGGGTGAGGGTGAGCGGGGGCCGCCAGGCCAGGGCGATGCGCAGCCGGCCGGGGTCGCGGCGGGCGGCGGCGGAGGCGTTGATGGCGTCCGGGCTGTGCAGGTCCTCGCGGTGCGGGCCCTGCACCACGTCGAGCAGCAGCGCGGCGTCGGCGACGGTGCGGGCGAGCGGGCCGTTGACGGCGAGCCCCTGGAAGGCGTCGGCGTAGGGGTGCAGGGAGACGCGTCCGCGCTGCGGTTTGATGCCCACGAGGTGGGTCCAGGCAGACGGGATGCGGACCGATCCCGCGCCGTCGGAGCCGAGCGCGGCGGGTACGAGCCCGGCGGCGACGGCGGCCGCTGAGCCACCGGACGAGCCGCCCGGGGTGTGGTCGGTGGACCAGGGGTTACGGGTGGCGCCGAAGGCGGGTCCCTCGGTGAACGGCCACTGGCCGAGTTCGCAGGAGTTGGTCTTGCCGACGATCACGGCCCCGGCCGCGCGGAGGCGGCGTACCGCTTCGCCGTCCGTGGCGGCCGGAGCGAGCTCGCCGCAGCAGCCGAAGAGGGTGGGCAGCCCTGCCACGTCGGTGTCGTCCTTGACTGCGAGGGGCACGCCGAGGAGCGGCAGCCGCTCCCCCGCCGCGAGGCGCCGGTCCGCGTCCCTTGCCTCCGCGAGCGCCGCATCGCCGCGCACCCAGCGGAAGGCGTTGATGGTGGACTGGCTGGCCTCGATGCGCTCGATCGCGCTCTTCACCAGCGCTTCGGACGTCGTCCGACCGTCCGTCAACTCACGTGTGTGCTCTGCCAGTCCGCCGGAATCTTCTGTGGACACGACCGCCCCGCCTCCCTATTGTTCGTTCGAACGAACAGAACTGGAGGGTAACCAGATGCGCATCACCGGAGCAACCGTTCTGCTCACCGGGGTCACCGGCGGCATCGGCGGCGCGCTCGCCGCCCAACTGGCCGCCATGGGCACGAAGTTGATACTGACCGGCCGCCGCCGCGAGGCGCTGGAACCGCTCGCCGACCGCTATGGCGCCCGCACAGTCGTCGCCGATCTCGCCGACCCGAACGACGTGGAACGGCTCGCCCGCGAGGCCGCCGGCACGGACATCCTGATCGCCAACGCCGCCCTGCCCTCCAGCGGTGAACTGCTGGACTACACCCCGGACCAGATCGACCGCGCCCTGGCGGTCAACCTCCGCGCCCCGGCCATGCTCGCCCGGCTGCTCGCCCCGGCGATGGTCGAGGCGCGGCGGGGCCACCTGGCGTTCGTCGGCTCGATGTCGGGCAAGACGGCGACGAAGTACTCCGCGCTGTACGACGCCACCAAGTTCGGCCTGCGCGGCTTCGCGCTCTCGCTGCGCCAGGATCTGCACGACCACGGAGTCGGCGTGTCGATCGTCCAGCCCGGGTTCGTACGGGACGCGGGCATGTTCGCGGCGACCGGAGCGGATGCCCCGGCGGGGCTGCGCACGGTCTCACCCCGGCAGGTCGTCGCGGGCGTCGTCCGCGCCATCGAGCAGGACCGGGCCGAAGTGAACGTCGCTCCCGTCGAGATGAAGGTGCTCACCGCGATCGGCGGCCAGTTCCCGGGCTTCTCCGAACGCGTCCAGCGGCGCGCGAGCGGCGCGGACCGTACGGTCCGCCACATCGTGGAGGCACAACGCGAAAGCCGCTGACGCCTGGCCGCCGTGCGCTCTGCCTCGGGGCCTCAGGGGCCTGAGTGCCGGGCGGCGCGGGCCACCGGCTGCATCAGCACCACATAGAGCACCAGCGCCGCGGCGAGGCCCACCGCCCAGCCGTAGTCCGCGAGCGGCTTGAGGAAGGGGATCAGTCCGTCCTCGGGGAACGGCCCCTTCCCTTCCGCCGAGTGCGAGCCGCCCACCGCCAGCACCCCGCCGACCGCGAACGCGGCGACGGCGCGCAGATTCCAGCCGGAGGTGTACCAGTAGCGGCTGCCCGGGGTGTAGAGACCGGCCAGGTCGAGGACGGTGCGGCGGATGACCCAGTAGTCGGCGATCAGAATGCCCGCGACCGTACCGAGCAGACCACCGACCAGGCCGAGCCAGGTGAAGATGTAGAGCTCGGGTGTCTCGGTGAGCTTCCACGGCATGATCAGGACGCCGACGATGCCCGTGATCAGCGCTCCCCTGCGGAAGTTGATCAGCTTGGGCGCGAGGTTCGCCAGGTCGTACGCGGGTGAGACGACGTTGGCCGCGATGTTCACCGAGATCGTCGCGACCAACACGGTCACCAGGGCGTAGAGCAGGCCGAAGACGTTGTCGGTCTTGGCGGCGAGCTCGACCGGGTCCCAGACCGCCGCGCCGTACACCGCCTGGGAGCCGGAGGTGACGAAGACCGACAGCAGTGCGAAGAGGGTCATCGTCGTCGGCAGACCGAGCGACTGGCCCCAGATCTGGGCGCGTTGGCCCGCGCCGAAGCGGGTGAAGTCCGGAATGTTCAGGGACAGCGTCGACCAGAAGGCGATCATCCCCATCAGCGAAGGGAAGAAGACCGGCCAGAAGTCGGCGCCCCAGCCGAGCTTCGAAGGCTGGTCGAGGAGCGGTCCGAGGCCGCCCGCCTTGGCGGTGATCCACACCAGCAGGACCAGCGCGCCGACGATGACGAACGGCGCGGCCCAGTTCTCGAACCGCCGCAGCGTCTCCATACCCCGGTAGATGATGGCCAGTTCGACCGCCCAGAAGATCACGAAGCACACCCACAGCGTCCACGGCTGCCCTCCGACCTCGGCCGCCTTCGTCCAGCCGCCGAAGATCTTGCCGAGCAGGATGAAGATGCCCTGCCCGCCGATCCAGGTCTGGATGCCGAACCAGGCACAGGCCACCGCGGCCCGGACCAGTGCCGGCAGGTTCGCTCCGCGCAGCCCGAAGGAGGCGCGCGCGAGGACGGGGAAGGGAATGCCGTACTTCGGTCCCGCGTGCCCGGTCAGCAGCATCGGCGCGAGCACGATCAGATTGGCGAGGCCGATGGTGAACACCGCCTGCTTCCAGTCCATGCCGAGGGCGACGAGGCCGGAAGCGAGCAGCCAGGACGGGATGTTGTGGGCCATGCCGACCCACAGCGCGGCGAAGTTGTACGTCGTCCAGCGGCGTTGCGTGACGGGGACGGGCAGCAGATCGTCGTTGACGAAGCGGCTGTCGGGGGGAACCGCGCCGGGCGCGAGCTCGACGCGGCCGGCGGAATCGTCTATCGAGCCGCCGGCCGGAGCGGGCGGAACTGTCTCGGCCATCTGCGGTGGCTCCTTCAGCGGTTGAGTGCCGGGATGATCTCGGAGCCGTACGCGTCGATGGTCGCTTCCTTCGCGTCGTGCATGTTGTAGACCGCGAACTGGTCGACACCCAGCTCGCGCAGCGCCTTCAGCTTCTCGATGTGCGCCTCGGCCGGGCCGAGCAGACAGAAGCGGTCGACGATCTCGTCCGGGACGAAGTCCGTGGACGGGTTCCCGGCGCGGCCGTGGTGGCTGTAGTCGTAGCCTTCGCGCGCCTTGATGTACGAGGTGAGGGCGTCGGGCACCAGGCCGGAGTGCTCGCCGTAGCGGGTCACGAGGTCGGCGACGTGGTTGCCGACCATTCCGCCGAACCAGCGGCACTGCTCGCGGGCGTGCTCGATGTCGTCGCTCACGTACGCGGGCGCGGCGACGCAGATGGTGACGGAGTCCGGGTCGCGCCCGGCGTCCGACGCGGCGGTGCGGACCGCCTTGACCATTGACTCGGTCAGATACAGGTCGGCGAGCTGGAGGATGAATCCGTCGGCTTTCTGGCCCGCGAGAGCCAGCGCCTTGGGCCCGTACGCCGCCATCCACACCGGCAGCTTTCCGTCCCGGACCCACGGCAGCTGGAGGGGCTGCCCGTCGACGACGGCCTCCCGGCCCTCGGCGAGGTCGCGGATGACGCCGATCGACTCGCCCAGCCTGGCGAGGGTGTTGGGCTTGCGGCCCGCGACCCGCATCGCGGAGTCGCCGCGCCCGATGCCGCACACCGTGCGGTTGCCGTACATGTCGTTCAGCGTCGCGAAGGTGGAGGCGGTCACCTCCCAGGTCCTGGTCCCGGGGTTGGTCACCATGGGTCCGACGTGGAGCTTCTGGGTGTGCTCGAGAATCTGGCTGTAGATGACGAAGGGCTCCTGCCAGAGCACCGCCGAGTCGAAGGTCCAGCCGTAGCGGAAGCCGTTGCGTTCCGCGCGCCGCATCAGTGAGACGACGGCCGAGGCCGGCGGGTCGGTCTGCAGGACGAGTCCGAAGTCCATGACGTGGAGCTCCTAGTTCAGGTACTGACAAGTGCCTCGGGGGGTGTACTGGCCGTGTCCCGCCCGGCCGGTGAACTTGCGCTGGTCGATGACCACATCGCCGCGCGAGAGCACGGTCTCCACCTGGCCGGTGATCCGCTTGCCCTCGTATGCCGAGTAGTCGACGTTCATGTGGTGGGTCTCGACCGAGAGGGTCTGCTCGGCGTGCGGGTCGTAGATGACGACGTCGGCGTCCGCGCCCGGCGCGATGGTGCCCTTCTTCGGGTAGAGGCCGAACATCCGGGCGGGGGTCGCGCAGGCGACCTCGATCCAGCGGCGGCGGGTGAGGTGTCCGTCGACGACCGCCTGGTGGAGGAGGTCCATCCGGTTCTCCACGCCCGGCAGCCCGTTGGGGATCTTGGAGAAGTCGCCGCGGCCCAGTTCCTTCTGGCCGACGAAGCAGAAGGGACAGTGGTCGGTGGAGACGACCTGGAGGTCGTTGGTCCGCAGTCCGCGCCAGAGCGCGGCTTGATGTTCCTTGGGCCGCAGGGGAGTTGAGCACACATACTTCGCGCCCTCGAAGTCCGGCTCGGCGAGGTTGTCGGTGGAGAGGAAGAGGTACTGCGGACAGGTCTCGCCGAAGACGTTGAGCCCCTTGTCGCGGGCGGCGGCGAGCTCGGCGAGGGCTTCCTCGGCCGAGACATGCACGACGTAGAGGGGGGCGCCGGCGACCCGGGCGAGCTGGATGGCGCGGTGGGTTGCCTCCGCCTCGAGGAGGGCCCTGCGCACCTCTCCGTGGTAGCGCGGGTCGGTGCGGCCCGCGGCGAGCGCCTGTTCCACCAGGACGTCGATGGCGATGCCGTTCTCCGCGTGCATCATGATCAGCCCGCCGTTGGTGGCGGAGCGCTGCATGGCGCGCAGGATCTGCCCGTCGTCGCTGTAGAAGACGCCGGGGTAGGCCATGAAGAGCTTGAAGGAGGTGATGCCCTCCTCCACCAGCAGATCCATCTCCTTCAGCGACGACTCGTTGACGTCGGAGAGGATCATGTGGAAGGCGTAGTCGATGGCGCATTTGCCGTCGGCCTTGGCGTACCAGGCGTCAAGTCCTTCACGCAGGGCGTGCCCGACCGACTGCACGGCGAAGTCGACGATGGTGGTGGTGCCGCCCCAGGCGGCGGCCCGGGTGCCGGTCTCGAAGGAGTCGGAGGCGAAGGTCCCGCCGAACGGCAGCTCCATATGGGTGTGCGCGTCGACGCCGCCCGGGATCACGTATTTGTTGGCCGCGTCGATGGTGCGGTCCGCGGTCCAGGCATCGGCGACGGCGGAGCCGTGCGCGGCGAGCGCGGCGATCCGGCCGTCCTCGATCAGTACGTCGGCATGGACCTCGTCCGCGGCCGTGATGACCAGGCCGCCGCGGATCAGGGTGCGGGTGCTGCTCATGCTGGTGCGCTCCCTCTTGTGCAGTCGATCTAGACGCTGTGCAGGGCCTGTTCGAGGATGGCGGCGCCCTCTTCCGCCTCGGCGACGGTCAGCGAGAGCGGCGGGGCGATGCGCAGGGCGCTGGTGTTGTGGCCGCCGCCCTTGCCGATCAGCAGCCCGCCCTCGCGGGCGGCCTCCAGGACGGCCGATGCCGCTTCGGGGTTCGCCTCGTCGGTGCCTGGCTTGACCAGCTCGATGGCGATCATCAGGCCGCGGCCGCGTACTTCTCGTACGGCGGGCACACCCGCGCCGATGGCTCGCAGCCGCTCGATCAGCAGGCCGCCGACGCGGCGGGCGTTGCCCTGGAGGTCGTGCTCCAGCAGATACGAGAGGTTGGCGGCGCCCGCCGCCATGGTGACCGGGGAGCCGCCGAAGGTCGAAATGGAGTTGGCGTCCAGGGAGTTCATGATCTCGGCGGGGGCGACGACGCCGCCGATGGACATGCCGTTGCCGATGCCCTTGGCGAAGGTGAGGATGTCCGGCGGACCGTTCTCGGCGTGCGCCTGCCAGCCCCAGAAGTGCTCGCCGGTGCGGCCCCAGCCGGTCTGCACCTCGTCGGAGATCCACAGGATGCCCTGCCGGCTGAGGACTTCGCGGAACGCGGCGTACAGACCGTCGGGCGGGGATGTGAAGCCGCCGACGCCCTGGATGGGTTCGGCGATCAGCGCGGCGACTCCGCCACGGGTCTGGCCGAGGACGTCCTCCAGGTCCGCCACGCACGCCTCGATGAACTGCGCGTCGGACAACTGGGCGTAGGGGCCGCGGGTGCGGACGCCGCCGTGCACGTACAGCGTCTGCAGCGGGGAGAGGCTGGTGGGCGACCAGCTCCGGTTTCCGGTGATGGAGACCGCCGAGAAGGACCGGCCGTGGTAGCTGTTGCGCATCGCCAGGATCTGGTTGGAGCGGCGGTGGCCGGTCGCCAGCAGCAGGGCGGTGTCATTGGCCTCGGTGCCGGAGGTGGTGAAGAAGACCCGTGCGTCGGGGATGCCGGAGAGGGTGGCAACCCGCTCGGCGAGCTCGACCATCGGGCGGTTGAGATAGAGCGTCGAGGAGTGGATGATCCGCCCGGCCTGCTCGCTCACCGCCTTGGTGACCTCGGGGAGGGCGTGGGCGGTCATCGTGGTGAGGATGCCGCCGAAGAAGTCGAGGTAGCGGTTGCCGTCCGCGTCCCAGACATGGCGGCCCTCGCCGTGGGTGATCTCGATGGGCTGCTTGTAGTAGAGCGCGACCCAGTCGGGGATGACGGCCTTGTGGCGGTCGTACAGATGGGTCATGGCTGCACCAGCCCCTCGTACGCGTCGGGGCGGCGGTCGCGGTAGAACGCCCACTGCTGTCGTACGACGTCGATCAGGTCGAAGTCGAGGTCCCGTACGAGCAGTTCCTCCTCCTTGTCGCTGGCGACGTCGCCGACGAACTGGCCCCGCGGGTCGACGAAGTAGCTGGTGCCGTAGAAGTCGTTGTCGCCGTACTCCTCCTGGCCGACGCGGTTGATGGCGGCGATGAAGTACTCGTTGGCGACGGCGGACGCGGGCTGCTCCAGCTGCCAGAGGTACCCCGAGAGGCCACGCGAGGTGGCGGACGGGTTGTAGACCAACTGGGCGCCGTTCAGGCCGAGTTGACGCCAGCCCTCCGGGAAGTGCCGGTCGTAGCAGATGTACACGCCGACCTTGCCGACGGCGGTGTCGAAGACCGGCCAGCCCAGATTCCCCGGCTTGAAGTAGTACTTCTCCCAGAAGCCCTTGACCTGGGGGATGTGGTGCTTGCGGTATTTGCCGAGGTAGGAGCCGTCGGCGTCGATCACGGCGGCGGTGTTGTAGTAGAAGCCCGCGCCCTCGATCTCGAAGACCGGGACCACGATCACCATGCCGGTCTCGCGGGCGAGTTCCTGCATCCGGCGGACGGTGGGGCCGTCCGGGACGGGCTCGGCCCAGCGGTAGTGCTCGGGCTCCTGGACCTGGCAGAAGTAGGGAGCGTTGAAGACCTCTTGGAAACCGATGATCTTGGCACCCCGGCGGGCGGCCTCGCGGGCGTGTTCCTCATGTTTGGCAATCATGGATTCGGTGTCGCCGGTCCAGGTCGCCTGGACGAGTGCGGCGCGTACGACGTTAGCCATGAGCTGCTCCTTCGGCGGGGCGTCAGAGAGCCTCTACGCACGTAGATGCTCATGCGTAGGAGGAGAACGTAAGCCCCGTCACACACTGGGGCAAGACCATCGTCGTTAACCCGCAGAGTCGATCATGTTTCACACCCGAGCGGTCCACACCGAACGCTTCACGTACCGAGATGACCTGCTACGCGCAGTGCGTGGACGATATCCCGCTCCTGATCGGCGGAGATCGCGCGGGCGACGTCGAGCAGCTGCGGCACGAGGCGTCGGGGGTCGCGGTCGGCGATCCGGGCGGTGTCCTCGGCGGCGTGGATCTGTACATAGGCGGCCAGTAAAGCCCGGGCTTCCGGCTCCCGGCCCTCGTCATCGAGGGCGAGTACGGCGTCGGCGATGTCGTCGGCGGGGCGGGTGACGCCCTGGCGCAGCAGCTGCCGGCTGTCCTCGGTACGGCCGGCCGCGGCGAGTGCGCCGGCGGCGGCGGCGAGCCTCAAGGCGGGCTGTGACGCGGTCTCCCAGAGCAGGGTGGCCCAGTCGGCGTCGAGGCCGGCGCGGTGCAGCTCGGCGGCGAGGAGGGGCAGCCAGGGGGCCGGCCGGGCGGCGGCCTCGACGAGCACGGCATGCGCCTCACCGCTGCGGCCCTCGGCTCTCAGCCGCCCGAGCTCGGCGACGGTCTCGCGGGCGGCCCGGCCCGCTCCGGCGGGGGCGACGGGCGGGGCGGGCGCCTGCTGCTCGGGGCCTGCGCCGCCGTACCGCGCCCCGCGCGGCACATCACCGGCGACGGGCAGCATGGGCACGGCTGCGATCTCCTCGCCGTCGTCCTCGACCCCGGCGAACCGGGCACCACGGGGACGCCGCTTCTTGGCGGCGGGTGCGGTGCGTTCGGTGGGTGCGGGGGGCGTCGGGGGTCCTTCGGCAAGGGCGCCCGCGGGGTCCGGGACCGGGGCGGCCTCCGACTCGGGCCGGAACCAACCGTCGGGGAGGGCGGGCTCGCTCGCGGGGTCCGGGACCGGGGCGGCCTCCGACTCGGGCCGGAACCAACCGTCGGGGAGGGCGGGCTCGCCGGGGCGCTCGTAGGCCTCGTACGACCCGTCCGGCCCGGGCGTATCCCGTACGTCTTTCCCGGCGTCCGTCGCGGCGGGCCCCGGCCCGTACCCGGCGTCCGGCGCGGCGGACGCGTCCCCGCCTCCGGGCCACCTGGCGTCCGGTTCGTACCAGTCGTCCACCGGTCCGGCCTGCGCGGGAACGTACCCCTCGGGCGTCCCACTTCCGCCGGGCCCCGGCCCGTACCCCGCGTCTGCGACGCCCGGCGTCCGGCGTCGGCCGCGCGTCGACGCGTCCAGCGCGCCGAGCCTCGAACGCAGCTCGACGACGCGCGACGTCGCTCGCGCGTAGTCGTCGCGGGTCCACTCCAGTTCGTGGGCCAGCTGCTCCGCCGTGGGCGTCCCCTCCGGCTCGCCCGCCAGGCGGCGCAGCAGCTCCTCCGCCCGGCCCGTCGCGTAGACCTCTTCCCGGAGCATCAGCTCCAGCCGCTCCCCCAACGCCTCGCGGCCGCCCGGCCGCCGGTCGTGGGCCGCCGCCGACGCCGCATGGAGGTGTCTCGCGCGGACGGACTCCTGTTCCGCGACGCCCGCCCCGCGCCGTGCCGCGAGGTCGTGGAGCAGCGACTCCACCACGTCCCAGGGCGGGATCTCGACGCCGTCCAGACAGGCGCGCATCCCGTCGGGGTCACGCTGCCAGAAGATGCCGTACCAACCGCTGCTCCGGTCGAGGAGCGCGGTCAGACCCTTCAGGTACCGCGCGAACACTCCGGCTTCTACCGGAAGCTGATGCACCGCCATCGCCGCCCCTGCCCAACCGCCGCCTGGAACCTTTCGGTCCGCTGGCATTCGACCCCAGGCGTGTTACGGCTCTGCTACGCGCAGTTTTCAGATCGTCACCGCGATGCCGGTCTGCGGCCGCTTGCCCCGCCGCACGACCATGGCCGGCCAGTCGACCAGCCAGAACTGCCAGGTGTACTTGCGGGCGAGCAGTTTGCGAATCGCGCCCGTCCCGGCGGCGTCCAGCAGTCGCGCCGTGCCCTCGGCGCTCGGTGCGCCGTCCGCGATCCGGCCGCGCGCGTCGCAGACGGTGACGACGACGCGGCTGTCCTTGCGCAGCCGCTTGACCTTCCAGGATTCGGAGTTGGTCCACACGAGCAGTTCACCGCCGTCCACCGCGAACCAGACGGGCGTGGCGACGCCCGTCCCGTCTTTACGGAACGTGGTCAGACTGATGTACCTGGCGTCTGCGAAGTCCTCAGGAGTCACACGGCGAGACTATGCCGTACCGGAGTTCGAGTCGCGCGTCAGGTTCTGCGCCCGTACGCCTCCCTCGCCTCGGCGAGCTCCGGCAGATGCGTACTGGCCCACTCGCACGCCGCGTCCATCGGCCCGAGCGCCGAGCAGCCGGGCCCGGTGAGTTCGTACTCGACGCGCGGCGGGTTCTCGTCGTGCGCGGTCCTTGTCAGGAAACCGTTGCGTTCCATCGCGCGCAGCGTCTCGGTGAGCACCTTGGGGGTGATCCAGTGCAGCGGAATCCTGAGCTCGGAGAAGCGGCACGGACCGTCCTTCGGGCAGCGCAGCACCATCCCGGACCACTTGTCGCCGAAGCGGAACGGCTGCAGTGGGCCCGCGCAGTCCGGATCGCCGAACACGTCTGCCCGAGTCAGGGGCATGCCGCGGAGTTCGAGACGCTGCGGGAGACGGCCGAGATCGAGCACCCGCGCCACCACCGCATCCAGTTGGCAGTGGCCGACCAGCTACGCCGCGGGCGACAGGGCGCAGCGCACCACCAGCTCGTCCATGGACAGGCCGAGCACCGCGGCGACCGCGGCGACGGTGAAGAAGGCGGGGGTCGGGGCGCGGCCCGTCTCGATCTTGCGCAGTGTCTCGGCGGACAGTCCGGCGGCCGCGGCCACCTCCACCATGCTGCGGTCGCCGCGTGCCCGGCGCAGCAACTGGCCGAGCCGCTCGCCGCGTTCGCGCTCTTCGGGGGTGAGGGGGGTGCGCACCATGCCGGTATTCTAATGCCGGTATTCAAATACCGGAAGGACCGGTATAGTAATTGGCATGGTGGAGATCAAGACCGATACATCGATCGAGGCGATGCGCGAGGCGGGCCGGATCGTCGCCCAGGCGCTCACGGCGGTCCGCGAGGCCGCGGCCACCGGCGTCTCCCTGCGCGACCTGGACCGGGCCGCCCGCGCGGTCCTCGACGAGGCCGGAGCCG
It includes:
- a CDS encoding PPOX class F420-dependent oxidoreductase translates to MTPEDFADARYISLTTFRKDGTGVATPVWFAVDGGELLVWTNSESWKVKRLRKDSRVVVTVCDARGRIADGAPSAEGTARLLDAAGTGAIRKLLARKYTWQFWLVDWPAMVVRRGKRPQTGIAVTI
- a CDS encoding helix-turn-helix domain-containing protein, with protein sequence MVRTPLTPEERERGERLGQLLRRARGDRSMVEVAAAAGLSAETLRKIETGRAPTPAFFTVAAVAAVLGLSMDELVVRCALSPAA
- the hydA gene encoding dihydropyrimidinase; its protein translation is MSSTRTLIRGGLVITAADEVHADVLIEDGRIAALAAHGSAVADAWTADRTIDAANKYVIPGGVDAHTHMELPFGGTFASDSFETGTRAAAWGGTTTIVDFAVQSVGHALREGLDAWYAKADGKCAIDYAFHMILSDVNESSLKEMDLLVEEGITSFKLFMAYPGVFYSDDGQILRAMQRSATNGGLIMMHAENGIAIDVLVEQALAAGRTDPRYHGEVRRALLEAEATHRAIQLARVAGAPLYVVHVSAEEALAELAAARDKGLNVFGETCPQYLFLSTDNLAEPDFEGAKYVCSTPLRPKEHQAALWRGLRTNDLQVVSTDHCPFCFVGQKELGRGDFSKIPNGLPGVENRMDLLHQAVVDGHLTRRRWIEVACATPARMFGLYPKKGTIAPGADADVVIYDPHAEQTLSVETHHMNVDYSAYEGKRITGQVETVLSRGDVVIDQRKFTGRAGHGQYTPRGTCQYLN
- a CDS encoding helix-turn-helix domain-containing protein; its protein translation is MPLTRADVFGDPDCAGPLQPFRFGDKWSGMVLRCPKDGPCRFSELRIPLHWITPKVLTETLRAMERNGFLTRTAHDENPPRVEYELTGPGCSALGPMDAACEWASTHLPELAEAREAYGRRT
- a CDS encoding aspartate aminotransferase family protein gives rise to the protein MTHLYDRHKAVIPDWVALYYKQPIEITHGEGRHVWDADGNRYLDFFGGILTTMTAHALPEVTKAVSEQAGRIIHSSTLYLNRPMVELAERVATLSGIPDARVFFTTSGTEANDTALLLATGHRRSNQILAMRNSYHGRSFSAVSITGNRSWSPTSLSPLQTLYVHGGVRTRGPYAQLSDAQFIEACVADLEDVLGQTRGGVAALIAEPIQGVGGFTSPPDGLYAAFREVLSRQGILWISDEVQTGWGRTGEHFWGWQAHAENGPPDILTFAKGIGNGMSIGGVVAPAEIMNSLDANSISTFGGSPVTMAAGAANLSYLLEHDLQGNARRVGGLLIERLRAIGAGVPAVREVRGRGLMIAIELVKPGTDEANPEAASAVLEAAREGGLLIGKGGGHNTSALRIAPPLSLTVAEAEEGAAILEQALHSV
- a CDS encoding nitrilase-related carbon-nitrogen hydrolase; its protein translation is MANVVRAALVQATWTGDTESMIAKHEEHAREAARRGAKIIGFQEVFNAPYFCQVQEPEHYRWAEPVPDGPTVRRMQELARETGMVIVVPVFEIEGAGFYYNTAAVIDADGSYLGKYRKHHIPQVKGFWEKYYFKPGNLGWPVFDTAVGKVGVYICYDRHFPEGWRQLGLNGAQLVYNPSATSRGLSGYLWQLEQPASAVANEYFIAAINRVGQEEYGDNDFYGTSYFVDPRGQFVGDVASDKEEELLVRDLDFDLIDVVRQQWAFYRDRRPDAYEGLVQP